Genomic segment of Syntrophorhabdaceae bacterium:
ACTTCACTTCCATCGGCAATCCTTAACATTTAATTTAACTAAATCTATTTAATAGTAGGTGAAGGAAAGTATCTGCTTCTTCATGAAAGAGATTTTTTAAGATATTGTCTTTGATAACTAATTACCATTGGAAATGAATAAATTGGTTTTTAAAATTATTGTTGTAATGATTGGGAAGTTTTATAATAATGTGGAGAGGGGATATTATGAAAGAGATTGAAGGAGTTAATCTATGGCAATAACAATGAGGCTATGGAAAATTCAAGGAAATAAGCTAAACGTTTGCGCCAGTGGTAAACTGGATCGAGAAGACAGGTTAGAGGATTGGATAGTTCGCGACAGTTCCCTATTGGGACTAAATGTCTTAATTTTCGGCAGGCAGGTCCAAACAGGATTTGGCGGCAGGATAGATTTGCTTGCCATTGACCAAACCGGCAACCTTATCATCATCGAATTAAAGAAGGATAAGACACCGCGAGATATTGTTTCACAGGTTCTCGATTATGCTACATGGGTCAAGGAACTTAATCTCTCGCAAGTTGAGGCAATAGCAAATGAATTTTTGACCACAGGGCTGGAGGTGACATTCAGAGAGCATTTCGGCATAGACCTGCCTGAAACCATTAACACAGAGCAACGAATGGTGATAGTAGCTTCAGAGATCGATGCAGCATCTGAAAGGATTGTTCAGTACTTATCAGATAAATTCGGGGTTGATATCAATGTTGTCTTTTTTACTTATTTTAAAAACGATAATGAGGAACTACTGGGACGTTCTTGGCTAATCGATCCCCAGATAATCGAAGATAAAACTGAATCGCGAAGGAAAGGGCCGTGGTCTGGTTTTTGGTATGTAAATATTGATGAAAACTGGGAGGACTGCCGTCAGCATGGATTCGTAAGTGCCGGGGGAGGGAAGAAGTACAGCGATCCATTACAAAAATTAAAAATAGGCGACAAAATCTTCGCTTATCTTAAGGGCTCCGGATATGTCGGGTATGGTGAAGTCGTCAAAGAAGTTGTATCGGTTGCTGAGTTTATAGATGGAAAAACGAACAAGGCTCTTCTCTCGCTTCAACTAAAGGAGTCTCCACAGTTTGAAAAAAACTTAAATGATCCTGAAAGACTTGACTACTTGGTCGGTACAAAATGGATCAAATCTTTTCCAAAATCTGAAGCAAAGTCGTTCAAAGGTGCTTTTGCCAATCAAAACATTGTATGTAAGCTGAGAGATGAGAAAACCTTGGACTTTCTAAATCAAAAGTTTGATGTCAAAACTGAATAGGTAAAAATCCATGAGGGTGGTCGATGGAACCGGAAAAGTTTTTCTGATTATTCTGTCGGAGGTGGCATGAACATCTGCTGTACCAAAAAATAATAGATTTGCTGGACATCTAAGAGTTCACAAAAGGTACAAAATATCATTCCATAATATGCAACTTTTTGTAGTGGCTCGTATGCTCGATAAGTAGGCCTAGACAGCAATTCCCCAAAAACTCTTTTTCTATAGTTCCAAGCAATAGATTTTTTCGGTTCTTTATAAAGTTTTATGGCTAAGGGCTTCTTCCTGAAGTCGAGGATTTGCTATTCCCTTTCAATATGAAACATTTCAACCGATATTCAGTAACTATTAAATAGTTTTCACTTGTAAAATAGTTGAAATAACAGCAAAATAACTAAAATAGGAGGATATAGAAATCTTATTAAAACAATAATTTATGAAATAGTGGTAGCTAATTAATATTATCTACAAAATTAGGTAATACCGCATATAAGAGTTGGTCTATATACGATAAAACATTCTTGTGAAAAGGAAGCTTGTAATTAGTGTGGAGGGAGCAATGCAAATTACTAGAAAAGATATAGGCTATTCAATTTATTCAAGGTTGGAAGAGTCTCTCCGTTTCTGGATCAAGGGGAAGTTATTAAATTTGTATGGTAGTGAATGGTATTCATCGATACCCCAAGGGATATGGGATAAAACAAAAGAGAAGTTATCTTTTGTATCACCCAAAGAGATTGATGACCCCTTGATGTTATTGGATGAAACAGACATACCCGATCTTGTGGAAATTGTGGGATATAAAAAAACAATGTCAAATTTTATTCCACAAGCGCTTATGTCTGTAGAGGATTTCAAAGATAAGTTTATAAAGCTATATGACATTAGGAATAAAATTGCTCATGTTAAAAGAAATTTTTCTGCTATCGACTTAGATTTATTAATAGAGATTGCGGATAGTTTTATTTCTATACTTGGCATCGCAGGAAAAGATTTACGAGAAACTTTGAACTGTATTAAGACCAATCCCGATAAGATCATAATTCGTATACCACCCAGTTTTTTTATTTATGAAGATAAGCCTGACTTTGCTCATATTACAAATCTCCCCTCAGGAGATTATGATCCTGATGGAGGTTTTATTGGACGAAAAGAAGATTTAAATAAGACAACAGCGCTTATTCTTGGCAACCTTCATAGGGTGATAACAATTTCAGGCGCAGGTGGTGTTGGAAAAACAGCTCTTGTTCACCAGATTTGTCAAAATCTGCTTAACAATGAGAGTTTG
This window contains:
- a CDS encoding endonuclease NucS gives rise to the protein MAITMRLWKIQGNKLNVCASGKLDREDRLEDWIVRDSSLLGLNVLIFGRQVQTGFGGRIDLLAIDQTGNLIIIELKKDKTPRDIVSQVLDYATWVKELNLSQVEAIANEFLTTGLEVTFREHFGIDLPETINTEQRMVIVASEIDAASERIVQYLSDKFGVDINVVFFTYFKNDNEELLGRSWLIDPQIIEDKTESRRKGPWSGFWYVNIDENWEDCRQHGFVSAGGGKKYSDPLQKLKIGDKIFAYLKGSGYVGYGEVVKEVVSVAEFIDGKTNKALLSLQLKESPQFEKNLNDPERLDYLVGTKWIKSFPKSEAKSFKGAFANQNIVCKLRDEKTLDFLNQKFDVKTE